In a genomic window of Methanogenium sp. S4BF:
- a CDS encoding malate dehydrogenase — MAKVAIIGASGNVGRYTAHAVSNIPYVSDLLLFGRPGKEEVLHGLACDLHDSFAARGSQADVKFSCIPKDLEGSDIIIVTSGVPRKEGQDRIDLAHENARMISEIAAMVGWYAPKAILFIISNPVDVMTAVALKYSGMKPNQVIGLGTHLDSMRLKWNIAKYFDVHVSEVHTRIIGEHGDSMVPLWSATTIGGISIQNLPEFKDLPEERIMYNVMNAGSAIIRRIGATVYGPGDAIATIVGTILGDEKRILTVSTFISSEIHNIGDVCIGTPVRLDRNGAKTLAITISDSEVEGFRKSVDKIRAITQDVLERLEGNC; from the coding sequence ATGGCAAAAGTCGCAATCATCGGAGCAAGCGGCAATGTCGGCCGTTATACTGCACATGCAGTCTCGAATATTCCCTATGTCAGTGATCTGCTGCTTTTTGGACGGCCGGGCAAGGAAGAAGTGCTGCACGGCCTCGCCTGTGATCTGCATGACTCGTTTGCCGCACGCGGCAGCCAGGCAGACGTAAAATTTTCCTGTATCCCAAAAGACCTTGAGGGGTCTGATATCATCATCGTGACATCCGGTGTTCCGCGAAAGGAAGGCCAGGACAGAATTGACCTTGCCCACGAGAATGCACGGATGATCTCTGAAATTGCGGCCATGGTCGGGTGGTACGCACCAAAGGCGATTTTATTCATCATCTCAAACCCGGTTGACGTAATGACCGCTGTGGCACTGAAATACTCAGGAATGAAGCCAAACCAGGTCATCGGCCTCGGGACGCATCTGGACTCAATGCGCCTCAAATGGAATATTGCCAAATACTTCGATGTGCATGTAAGTGAAGTTCATACCCGTATCATCGGTGAACATGGCGACTCGATGGTACCGTTATGGTCGGCGACCACCATCGGTGGCATCTCCATCCAGAATCTCCCTGAATTTAAAGACCTCCCCGAAGAGCGTATCATGTACAACGTGATGAACGCCGGTTCGGCCATCATCCGCCGTATTGGTGCAACAGTCTACGGGCCGGGAGACGCAATCGCAACCATCGTAGGCACCATTCTCGGAGATGAAAAGAGAATCCTCACGGTTTCCACCTTCATCAGCAGCGAGATCCACAATATCGGCGATGTCTGCATCGGCACCCCTGTCCGGCTGGACAGAAACGGCGCAAAAACCCTTGCCATTACCATCAGTGATTCAGAGGTGGAGGGATTCCGGAAATCGGTGGATAAAATCCGTGCCATCACCCAGGACGTCCTTGAACGGCTGGAAGGGAACTGCTGA
- a CDS encoding metallophosphoesterase, which produces MKDRLKTYTPHLYATVFGLVLLTGMGGYMVYEGQSAEITVIEMEGAPNDIVFIADPHLKSGNLAFMHSVAEEINALNASLVLIGGDFVTSDEDDLTYQNVWAEIDAPVYAVLGNHDYKAGVHGLNGPAKMLAMQEADLSVDGYDVSMLQDDPLIDLAYGADVAAALEDAGVHVMQNEYELLSLGGTELMLVGVDDAWAGRADPPAVPETDVFTIYMIHEPGARADWDADLILSGHLHGGQFSAPGLELIKDAGIFDIQGFCTQGETPAFITRGIGSSSMIEQDLRFGTPPEIVVINPSVPIDGADVMRA; this is translated from the coding sequence ATGAAAGACCGGCTCAAAACGTATACACCGCATCTGTACGCCACGGTGTTTGGCCTCGTCCTCCTGACTGGTATGGGGGGCTACATGGTATATGAAGGACAATCGGCCGAAATTACGGTCATTGAGATGGAGGGCGCACCCAATGATATCGTCTTTATCGCCGATCCCCATCTGAAGAGCGGAAATCTGGCATTTATGCATTCGGTGGCGGAGGAGATCAATGCCCTGAATGCCTCACTGGTCCTCATCGGGGGGGATTTTGTCACCAGTGACGAGGATGATCTCACATACCAGAACGTATGGGCCGAAATTGATGCGCCGGTCTATGCAGTGCTTGGCAATCATGATTACAAGGCAGGCGTCCACGGGCTGAACGGGCCTGCAAAGATGCTTGCGATGCAGGAGGCAGACCTGTCGGTGGACGGGTATGATGTCTCCATGCTGCAGGATGACCCGCTTATTGACCTGGCATATGGAGCGGATGTCGCCGCAGCCCTCGAAGACGCCGGTGTTCATGTGATGCAGAATGAGTATGAACTGCTGAGCCTCGGGGGAACAGAGCTGATGCTTGTCGGTGTGGATGATGCCTGGGCAGGCAGGGCCGACCCGCCCGCAGTCCCGGAGACGGATGTCTTCACAATATATATGATTCATGAGCCCGGAGCACGGGCGGACTGGGACGCGGACCTCATCCTCTCCGGTCACCTGCACGGCGGACAGTTCAGTGCACCAGGACTGGAGCTCATTAAGGACGCAGGAATATTTGATATTCAGGGATTCTGTACACAGGGTGAAACACCTGCGTTCATCACCCGTGGCATCGGGTCGTCCAGCATGATTGAACAGGACCTCCGGTTCGGCACGCCGCCGGAGATTGTGGTGATCAATCCGTCTGTCCCGATTGACGGGGCGGATGTAATGCGAGCTTAA
- a CDS encoding ATP-binding protein encodes MIITIIIMVFYGREKEIQLLQKLYKKLPGMVVITGRRRVGKTSLIREFIKDKKSLYFFVDNNKTIDILIQDFYHQITDTLDLPGYVKITTPEDLLDFLFSCREDLIIVFDEFQRFNDIYPAFITQLQNKWDMMGESSRLFIITSGSSVGMMNKIFLEGGAPLFKRADTILTLKPFSPAGIWTYLENIGIHDREEKLKLYLLFGGMIYYYRLAEKYGCNSFDSALKSLVFDEFGPLKDEVKDVLVEEFGRLHPTYYEIISALARGRSTQKEIADMTHIAPGSLTVYLNNLIHLLGIVEYRIPATEKHGHSKKGRYVLKDNFFGFYAYFIYPNMSSFISGRDNSTIEHLVHKEWQSYSGRVFEDLSRILLLNRFSRGYEMTGGWWNRRGDEIDFIATGTSKIPVAIEVKSRTLSAEDALLVLRKLENKLSLIPGFFDTACPETTISGDEKTRDVITGIVAKDMSATDRAVLSEKGHIFYDIFELIEESDGNQ; translated from the coding sequence ATGATTATAACTATAATCATTATGGTCTTCTATGGCAGGGAAAAGGAAATCCAACTCCTGCAGAAATTATATAAGAAACTGCCCGGCATGGTTGTGATCACTGGAAGACGGCGGGTTGGCAAGACGTCGCTTATCCGGGAATTTATCAAAGATAAGAAGTCGCTGTACTTCTTTGTTGACAACAATAAGACGATTGATATCCTGATTCAGGACTTTTATCATCAAATCACTGATACCCTTGACCTTCCCGGCTACGTAAAAATAACCACGCCCGAAGACCTTCTTGATTTTCTGTTCTCCTGTCGTGAGGACCTCATAATTGTCTTCGATGAATTCCAGAGATTCAATGACATCTATCCTGCCTTTATTACGCAATTACAGAACAAATGGGATATGATGGGAGAGTCCTCCAGACTGTTTATTATCACCTCCGGATCTTCGGTGGGAATGATGAACAAAATATTCCTTGAGGGGGGCGCACCACTCTTTAAGCGGGCCGACACCATTTTGACCCTGAAACCGTTTTCACCGGCCGGGATCTGGACATATCTTGAGAATATTGGTATACATGACAGGGAAGAGAAGCTAAAGCTGTATCTTCTTTTTGGGGGGATGATCTATTATTACCGGCTTGCTGAAAAATATGGGTGCAATAGTTTTGATTCAGCCCTGAAAAGTCTCGTTTTTGATGAATTCGGGCCCCTCAAAGATGAAGTAAAAGATGTACTTGTTGAGGAATTCGGCCGCCTCCACCCGACATACTACGAGATAATATCCGCACTTGCACGGGGCAGATCAACCCAGAAAGAGATCGCAGATATGACCCATATCGCACCGGGATCTCTCACAGTCTATCTCAACAATCTTATTCATCTCTTAGGAATCGTTGAGTACCGGATTCCTGCAACTGAGAAACATGGACACTCCAAGAAAGGCAGATATGTGCTGAAAGACAATTTTTTCGGATTTTATGCATATTTCATCTATCCGAATATGAGCAGTTTCATAAGCGGCAGGGATAACAGCACCATTGAACATCTTGTACATAAAGAGTGGCAGTCCTATTCCGGCCGTGTATTTGAGGACCTGTCGAGAATTCTGCTTCTAAACCGTTTTTCCAGGGGATATGAGATGACCGGAGGGTGGTGGAACAGAAGAGGAGATGAGATTGATTTTATCGCAACTGGCACATCAAAGATTCCCGTTGCAATTGAGGTTAAAAGCAGGACTCTGAGTGCAGAAGATGCCCTTTTGGTTCTCAGGAAACTTGAGAATAAGCTCAGCCTTATTCCGGGTTTCTTTGATACAGCCTGCCCTGAAACGACCATTTCCGGTGACGAGAAAACCCGCGACGTGATTACCGGAATTGTGGCGAAGGATATGAGTGCCACTGACAGGGCAGTTCTTTCGGAAAAAGGGCACATTTTTTATGATATTTTTGAACTGATCGAAGAGAGTGATGGAAACCAATGA
- the cooS gene encoding anaerobic carbon-monoxide dehydrogenase catalytic subunit: MEKNRISYHESVVQMYKRLQEDGMSNVWDRYEAQGFGSPDTRCAFCTAGARCDLCSNGPCRADATKDKRGVCGISADAMAMRMMLLRNVMGTATYHYHTDKTVKTLRETAKGNTSFTIASPEKLRNFAGRLGLSPDGTEEEVALRICDMVEKDFSRPVTEPSEIVRLLAPPERQETWAKLGIFPGGVHPEIMNATGSCLTNVDSSYVSLALKAMRLSVAMAYQSQIVCEYLQDVLFGIPEPHTVKVDLGVLDPDYVNILPNGHEPFLGFALIEAARNPAWQKKAQDAGAKGIRIIANIETGQEMIQRWKTDEVFWGYTGNWIMQEAVLATGTVDVFVADMNCSLPLDPVYAEKYRFRLLPVSDLVAFEGIDERLNYVPAEAREQAEKILAMGIENYPVRRREVTPVTGLPTREAVVGFSPESITAALGGSLDPLLSLIKDGTIRGIVGLVSCTTLRDSGQDVHSVAVAEALIKRNLLVLSMGCGNAAMQVAGLCSPEAAAKAGGGLRGVCESLGIPPVLSYGTCTDTGRCADLIATVSDALGGVPVADLPVAAAAPEYMEQKATIDAIFALAFGLYTYVNPIPTVTGGPNLVKLLTEDLKDVTGGLLSVEPDAEKAADGILAHIEANRTKLGI; encoded by the coding sequence ATGGAGAAGAACAGGATATCATATCACGAGTCCGTCGTGCAGATGTACAAACGCCTGCAGGAAGACGGGATGAGCAATGTCTGGGACCGCTATGAAGCACAGGGATTCGGGAGTCCTGACACCCGATGCGCCTTCTGCACGGCTGGCGCACGCTGTGACCTCTGCTCAAACGGGCCCTGCCGGGCGGATGCAACGAAGGACAAACGGGGGGTCTGCGGTATCAGTGCAGATGCAATGGCGATGCGCATGATGCTTTTGCGCAATGTGATGGGGACCGCCACGTATCATTACCACACCGATAAAACGGTGAAAACACTCAGGGAAACTGCCAAAGGAAATACCTCATTTACCATTGCATCCCCGGAAAAACTCAGGAATTTCGCGGGACGCCTCGGGCTGTCGCCGGACGGGACCGAAGAAGAGGTGGCACTCCGGATCTGTGACATGGTGGAGAAAGACTTCTCCCGCCCGGTCACCGAACCCAGCGAAATTGTCCGCCTCCTGGCCCCGCCGGAACGGCAGGAGACTTGGGCAAAGCTCGGGATCTTTCCGGGCGGCGTCCATCCGGAGATCATGAATGCCACCGGTTCATGCCTCACGAATGTGGACAGTTCCTATGTGAGCCTCGCCCTCAAGGCGATGCGCCTCTCCGTTGCAATGGCATATCAGAGCCAGATCGTCTGCGAATACCTGCAGGATGTGCTCTTCGGGATTCCCGAACCTCACACCGTGAAGGTTGATCTGGGGGTGCTTGACCCGGATTACGTGAACATTCTCCCGAACGGCCATGAACCCTTCCTCGGGTTCGCTCTCATCGAGGCGGCACGCAATCCGGCATGGCAGAAGAAGGCACAGGATGCGGGGGCAAAAGGGATCCGCATCATCGCCAACATCGAGACCGGGCAGGAGATGATCCAGCGCTGGAAGACCGATGAGGTCTTCTGGGGCTATACCGGCAACTGGATCATGCAGGAGGCAGTCCTTGCAACAGGCACGGTGGATGTCTTTGTCGCGGATATGAACTGTTCCCTGCCCCTGGACCCGGTGTATGCCGAAAAATACCGGTTCCGCCTGCTGCCGGTCTCTGATCTGGTGGCCTTTGAGGGAATTGACGAACGCCTGAACTATGTGCCCGCAGAGGCACGGGAACAGGCGGAGAAGATTCTCGCCATGGGGATTGAAAACTATCCCGTCCGGCGGCGGGAGGTGACACCGGTCACCGGCCTTCCCACCCGCGAGGCGGTGGTCGGATTCTCCCCGGAGAGTATCACAGCAGCCCTCGGGGGGTCGCTTGACCCGCTCCTCAGTCTCATCAAAGACGGCACCATCCGGGGGATTGTGGGGCTGGTCTCCTGCACCACCCTGCGTGACTCCGGTCAGGATGTCCACTCGGTCGCAGTCGCGGAGGCGCTTATCAAACGGAACCTGCTCGTCCTCTCGATGGGCTGCGGCAACGCTGCGATGCAGGTTGCGGGACTCTGCTCTCCTGAGGCTGCGGCAAAGGCAGGCGGCGGGCTCCGGGGTGTCTGCGAGTCGCTGGGCATCCCGCCGGTCCTCTCATACGGGACCTGCACGGACACGGGCAGGTGTGCTGACCTGATTGCAACGGTATCTGACGCTCTCGGCGGGGTGCCGGTGGCCGACCTGCCCGTCGCTGCGGCGGCCCCTGAGTATATGGAGCAGAAGGCCACCATCGATGCCATCTTTGCACTGGCATTCGGCCTGTATACCTACGTCAACCCGATTCCCACGGTCACCGGCGGGCCGAACCTCGTGAAACTCCTGACAGAGGATCTGAAAGATGTCACAGGAGGCCTCCTCAGTGTCGAACCGGACGCAGAGAAGGCAGCTGACGGCATTCTTGCACATATCGAAGCGAACCGGACAAAACTGGGCATATAA